ATAGACTATGCCGCCACCAAGGGAGCGATCATAGGGTTCACCCGTAGCCTGGCACAAAACCTTGCAAACAAGGGTATTCGGGTAAACGCCGTTGCACCGGGACCCATCTGGACACCGCTGATTGCCTCCTCTTTCGATAAGAAAAAAGTGTCTGAATTTGGCAGCGACACACCCATGGGGAGGGCGGGTGAGCCCAATGAAGTAGCCACATGTTTCCTTTTCCTGGCATCGGATGATTCCAGCTACATCACCGGTCAGTGTCTTCATCCTAACGGAGGTGAGATCATCAACGGATAGACATAGGTCTCAAATACTATTTATCAATCGTTAAGTGTTTTTACAAGCCTTATAGTGAACAGTATACAAAGGAATCACGTTTCATCTTCAGGGTTTCAACAAAGAAACACCTGACAAAAAAGAAATCATTATGGATAATTTAAGAATCAAAGGTAAATGGAATGAACTAAAAGGCCGACTGAAACAGGAGTGGGCTGATCTAAATGACGATGATCTTCTTTATGTAGAAGGAAAAGAAGATGAATTGTATGGCAAATTACAACAGAAGACCGGCAAAACAAATGATGAATTGAATGACTGGTTCAACAAACAACTGGAAGATTTGTAACAGATATCTTAACTCTACGAAACCAGGACGGATATCGTCGAGGTTAAGTCAGTATTGAATCGACAAAAACAGGGAGTATCATACAATGATATTCCCTGTTTTCTGTTTTATCAACTGACTGATCAGTCTCGCACCCGTTCTACATAAGAGCCGTCGCGGGTATCGATTTTCACCCTTTCACCGGTGTTGATGAAGAGCGGTACACGCACCTCGGCACCTGTCTCTACCGTTGCCGGTTTCAAGGTGTTGGTGGCGGTGTCACCCTTGATACCCGGCTCCGTATAGGTGATCTCCAGCACCACGTGGGTCGGCATCTGGGCGGTAAGGATGGTTCCGCTCTCGGCATGAATCTGCACCTCAACCACATCACCCTCTTTCAGGAAGCGTACACCTTCAATCTGCTCCTCAGGAATGGGGATTTGCTCAAAGGTTTCGGTGTTCATGAAGTTATACCCCATGTCGTCGCGATAGAGGTACTGGAAAGAGCGGCGTTCAATGCGCACCTCGTCCACCTTCACACCAGAGTTGAAGGTCTTGTCGAGGACACGGCCGGTGGTCACGTTCTTCAGCTTGGTACGGACGAATGCAGCACCTTTGCCCGGTTTCACGTGAAGGAACTCCACGATGAAGTAATACTGACCTTCGAGGTCGATGCACATGCCGTTTCTGAAATCAGCGGTTGTTGCCATAAATTGTATTTGTCTGAGTTGTATTTAAATTAGGCCGCAAAAGTAATGATTTTATCCCAGAACGGCAAATAAATTAACGGGTTGGCTCATCATCAGCGCTTCAAAGCAATTGATTCATCAATGTACGAATGCATTTGAGGCATCGAGAATGATCTTGATCAGGAAAAACAGCGCCAGCACATACATGGTGATGCTCACTTCTTTTACTTTACCCGACAATAGCTTGACGATGGTGAAGCTCAACATACCGAAAATGATTCCGTTGGCAATGCTGTAGGTGAACGGCATAAAGATGATGGTGATAAATGCCGGGAGTCCTTCGCTAATTTCACTGAAGTCGATGTCAGCCACCGAACTCATCATGAACAATCCGATGATGATGAGCGCCGGGGCAGTTGCAGCAGCCGGCACCATCAGAAATATCGGGGCAAAGAAAAGGGCCAGCACAAACATCATGGTGGTACTCACGCTGCTGAGTCCTGTTCTGCCGCCGGCAGCCACTCCTGAGGCACTTTCCACGTAAGAAGTATTCGGGCTGGTACCCAACAGAGCTCCTACAAATGTTCCCAGTGCATCGGCAAACAATGCTTTCTGCAATTGGGGGAAGTTCCCGTCTTTATCCGATTTTCCAATTTTGGATACGACGCCAATCAAGGTCCCCATCGCATCAAAAATATTGACCATCAGGAATGTAAAGACAACGATCAACATGTCGAACGTTAAAATACTACTCCATTCAAACTTGAAGAAGATAGGTTCGAGGCTGGGTGGAAGGGTAACCCAGCTTCCCTGGGGCAACTGAATCAGTCCTAGAAATCCGGCAAACAGAGTGGAAACAATGATGCCGATCAGGATGGCGCCATGTACTTTTTTGACCAACAGCACAGCAATGACCACCAACCCGAGCACAGCAATCCAGACATTGGGGTCTGCCATGTTACCGAGTTGCACAAGCGTGAACTCGTTGGGCGTCACGATTCCGGCACTTTTCAACCCGATGAGCGTGATAAAGAGACCGATGCCGATGGGAATCGCATTTTTCAACGTCACGGGAATGTTGTCCACGATTAATTTCCGGATGTTGAATATCGTGAGCAACATAAAACAGAGACCCGAGAGCAAAACACCTGTCAGGGCAAACTGCCAGGTGTGTCCCATGGCAATGACCACGCTGAAGGCAAAAAAATTGTTCAGCCCCATTCCCGGGGCCTGAGCGATGGGCACATTGGCAATGAGTGCCATGAAAAGAGTTCCTGCAATGGCTGCAAGGGCAGTTGTGGTGAACAATGCACCTTTGTCCATACCCGTTTCACCCAGGATCTGAGGGTTCACCGCCAGAATATAGGACATGGTGAGGAAGGTGATGATCCCCGCCACGATCTCGGTGCGCAGGGTTGTATTGTTCTGTTTTAACTTGAAAAATTTTTCCAGCATGATATTGAATCATTAAGTGTTAAAAATTCCATTTGGTAGCCAGTGTGGGAATGGCGTAGAATTTGCTCTCTACGAACTTGTTCACGAAGTTGTAACTCAGCTCCACTTCTGTACCCAGCGCGAAGTTAGGGGTTACGTTGTACCATAACTGCGGCTCACTGAGGAAAACAACTTTTTTCCCCGTGGCACCACTTCCCTCGGTGAACGATTTGTCCTCGGTCCAGAGATCCATAAAACCACCCAGTGATAGCTTGCCCCCGGCAAGTGTAGCGTTCCAGGTGACAGTCCACTGTGCATCGTTGCTCACCTCCTCGAAGGCGTTCAGCTTGTATGCCAGGTAGGTGCTCATGAAGAAGTTGCCCAGTTGGAAGGGATAGCCAAAGCCCGCCATGTAGGAGGAGGGGATGGAAAAGCCAAAGTCAGTACCCTTCACCAGTCCAAGTCCACCGTTGTATTCCAGGTGCGGCAAGAGCGGGAAATCTCCGATCTTAAACTCCCTGGCAATCTCTCCGTACACCAATCCGATGTTCTTCTTGTTGAAGTTCAGGTCTGCATCGACAAACATAAAGGTATTACCCCACTGGTCGGGCTTGAACATCTCGAAGGTACCGGTCAGGTAATTGGATGAAGAGACTGCATCACCGTAAAGCGAATTACGGGGATCGAAATGCAACTGTAGGTTCTGAGACTGTACTGCTGCTGTTGTACAAAGAACTGCAAGGAACAAAAGAATTTTTCGAAACATAGTGATTAAATTTTAACATTAGAAACCCGAAAGAAACGACAAAAGTATTAAAATTATGCAAAAGACAAAGACAATTGTTGGGCTATTTTTTTCAATATCGATACAATCTGCTGATAATACCGCTTAAATTTGTAATTTTGTCTCTTTGAAAAATCAACAACCCAAATGAACGAAGAAAAGGCGAAAAATCTGACAATCTACAACACGCTGAACAGAAAGAAAGAACCGTTCGAACCGTTGCACCCGCCACTGGTAGGGATGTATGTATGCGGACCCACCGTCTACAGCGACATTCACCTGGGCAACTGCCGCACCTTCATCTCCTTCGACCTGATCTATCGTTATCTCTTGCACCTGGGATACAAGGTGCGCTACGTGCGCAACATCACCGATGCGGGACACCTGGAGGGTGACCGCGATGAGGGGGATGATAAGTTCGCCAAGAAAGCGAAGCTGGAACAACTGGAACCGATGGAAATCGTACAGAAATACACCCTTGGCTTCCATGAGGTGCTGAAGCAGTTCAACACGCTGCCGCCGAGCATTGAGCCCTCTGCCACCGGTCATATTCTGGAGCAGACAGAGATGATCAAGGAGATCCTTGCTGCCGGCTATGCCTACGAGGTGAACGGGTCAGTCTATTTCGACGTGGAGAAATACAGCCGGGAGCATGACTACGGCGCGCTGACCAACCGGAAGCTGGAAGACCTGCTGGAAGGGACCCGCGAGCTGGACGGACAGGATGAGAAGCGGGGACGGCTCGACTTCGCCCTATGGATAAAAGCCAAACCGGAGACACTGATGCAGTGGCCCTCACCCTGGGGATGGGGCTTCCCCGGCTGGCACGTCGAATGTTCTGCCATGAGCAGCAAATACCTGGGCAAGACCTTCGACATTCATGGCGGGGGGATGGACCTGCAGGCCACCCACCACACCAATGAGATTGCCCAGTCGCAAGCCTGCAACCACACTGCCCCGGCAAAATACTGGGTGCACACCAACATGCTCACCGTGAACGGTGCACGCATGTCGAAGAGCGCAGGCAACGGCTTCCTGCCCCGGGAACTGTTCACCGGCGATCACCCACTTTTGGAGAAGGGTTACTCCCCCATGTCCGTTCGCTTTTTCATGGCTCAGTCGCACTACCGCAGCACGCTCGACTTCTCAAACGAGGCACTGCAAGCCGCCGAGAAGGGATACCGCAAGCTGATGGAGAGCCTCAGCACACTTGAGAAGATAGAACCTTCTGACCGCTCCACATTCGATGTCGCCGAACTGGAGACACGCTGCTACAATGCGATGAACGACGACTTCAACAGCCCGGTGCTGATAGCCCACCTCTTCGATGCGGTGCGCATCATCAACTCCGCAAGAGATCGGAAGGAGAGCCTCACCGCCACCGATCTGGAACAGCTCAAGAAGGTGATGCACACCTTCATCTTCGAGGTGTTGGGACTGCTCGATGAGACACGCCAGGGTGCCGGCAGCGAGGTGATTGAAGGATTGATGGAACTGATCCTGGATATTCGCAAGCAGGCACGCGACAACAAGGACTGGAGCACTTCCGACCAGATCAGAGACCGGCTGAAAGCTGCCGGCATCGAGATAAAGGACACCAAGGAGGGAATTGAATGGAGCATGTAACCGTGAGATAAAAATAGCATGCAGATACTTCTTTCACCGGCCAAGCGGATGGATTTCACACATGGAGAGAATGAGATCACTCCTACAAAGGCGCTCTTCCCGAAAAAAAGAGATCAGTTGATTGCTGTTTGCAACAAACTGACAGTGGAGGAGATCGCCGGGATGATGAAAATCAACCCGGCCATGGCCCACGAGGTGCAGGAGCAGTTCAACTCCTTCGGCATGCGCAGCACACCTGTACGAGCCGCCGCCCTTGCCTACAACGGCATCGCTTACCTGGGACTCAACGCGCAGGACTTTTCTGCAGATGATTTCGCTTTTGCCCAACAGCACCTCAACATCCTCTCCGGTCTCTACGGCCTCTTGCGACCGATGGACGGCATCAAGCCCTACCGCCTGGAGATGCAGCAGCTGATCATGCCGGAGGGCTATCGCTCCCTCTACGACTACTGGCAGGAGAGTGTGAACGGGCATCTTACCAAACGATTGCGTAAAGACTCACGTACGGTGGTCAACATTGCGTCGAACGAATATTCGAAAGTGGTACAAAAAAGACTCCTTCCGGGCGGCACACGGTTTCTCAGCCTCAAGTTCCTGGAACAGGAGGAGAAAGGAGTTCGCCAGGTGGTGGTACATACCAAGAAGGCGCGGGGGATGATTGCCCGCTTCATCATCAAAAACCGGCTCACCGACCCGGAGGATCTGAAAGCTTTCGACAGTGAGGGCTATTTCTTCCATCCTGCCCTCTCAACTGACGATGAGTGGGTCTTCACAAGATAAGCAAGAGAGCAATGGCAGAGAAAAGAGTAACTTTCGCATCGAAGATAGGAATTGTGGCGGCAGCAGCCGGCTCAGCAGTGGGTCTGGGGAATATCTGGCGCTTCCCGAGCCAGACTGCTGACAGCGGTGGTGCTCTCTTCATACTGTTATACATCGGCTGCATCCTCTTCTTCGGCATCCCTCTTATGATGAGCGAGTTCATCATCGGACGCGGATCACGTGCCAACTCGGCCGGGGCCTTTCACAAGCTGGCTCCCGGTACTCCATGGAAATGGGTGGGCCGGCTGGGGGTGCTCACCGGATTCGTGATCATGGGCTTCTACATGGTGGTCTGTGGCTGGACCCTCGACTACGTGTTTCAGGCGCTCACCGGTAGCCTACACACCGTGACCGATTTCTCCGCCAACTTCAACAACCTGCTCAGCAGCCCATTGCGACAAACCGGATGGATGATTCTCTTCACCCTGATGACCGCTTTCTTCATCCTCTCCGGCGTAAAGAAGGGAATAGAGCAATCCTCCAAGATCATGATGCCGATCCTCTTCCTGCTACTGATCATCCTGGCACTACGCTCTGTCTTCCTGGAGGGTTCATCAGCGGGCCTTGCTTTTCTCTTCCATCCCGATGCCGCACACCTCAACCCGACCCTCTTCCTGGACGCCATGGGACAGGCATTCTTCTCGCTCTCCATCGGTATGGGCTGCATGATCACCTACGGCTCCTACTTCAACAACGACACCAACTTCACACAAACAGCGGTACAGGTCTCAATTCTCGATTCCCTGGTAGCCATCCTTGCTGGGATCATCATCTTCCCTTCCGCCTTCGCACTTACCAGCAACCCCGATACCATCACCGACGAACTGGTGGCGGGAGGACCGGGACTCCTGTTCATCACCCTGCCTGAACTCTT
This genomic window from Dysgonomonadaceae bacterium zrk40 contains:
- a CDS encoding DUF5020 family protein gives rise to the protein MFRKILLFLAVLCTTAAVQSQNLQLHFDPRNSLYGDAVSSSNYLTGTFEMFKPDQWGNTFMFVDADLNFNKKNIGLVYGEIAREFKIGDFPLLPHLEYNGGLGLVKGTDFGFSIPSSYMAGFGYPFQLGNFFMSTYLAYKLNAFEEVSNDAQWTVTWNATLAGGKLSLGGFMDLWTEDKSFTEGSGATGKKVVFLSEPQLWYNVTPNFALGTEVELSYNFVNKFVESKFYAIPTLATKWNF
- a CDS encoding CsbD family protein, coding for MDNLRIKGKWNELKGRLKQEWADLNDDDLLYVEGKEDELYGKLQQKTGKTNDELNDWFNKQLEDL
- a CDS encoding cysteine--tRNA ligase is translated as MNEEKAKNLTIYNTLNRKKEPFEPLHPPLVGMYVCGPTVYSDIHLGNCRTFISFDLIYRYLLHLGYKVRYVRNITDAGHLEGDRDEGDDKFAKKAKLEQLEPMEIVQKYTLGFHEVLKQFNTLPPSIEPSATGHILEQTEMIKEILAAGYAYEVNGSVYFDVEKYSREHDYGALTNRKLEDLLEGTRELDGQDEKRGRLDFALWIKAKPETLMQWPSPWGWGFPGWHVECSAMSSKYLGKTFDIHGGGMDLQATHHTNEIAQSQACNHTAPAKYWVHTNMLTVNGARMSKSAGNGFLPRELFTGDHPLLEKGYSPMSVRFFMAQSHYRSTLDFSNEALQAAEKGYRKLMESLSTLEKIEPSDRSTFDVAELETRCYNAMNDDFNSPVLIAHLFDAVRIINSARDRKESLTATDLEQLKKVMHTFIFEVLGLLDETRQGAGSEVIEGLMELILDIRKQARDNKDWSTSDQIRDRLKAAGIEIKDTKEGIEWSM
- the efp gene encoding elongation factor P translates to MATTADFRNGMCIDLEGQYYFIVEFLHVKPGKGAAFVRTKLKNVTTGRVLDKTFNSGVKVDEVRIERRSFQYLYRDDMGYNFMNTETFEQIPIPEEQIEGVRFLKEGDVVEVQIHAESGTILTAQMPTHVVLEITYTEPGIKGDTATNTLKPATVETGAEVRVPLFINTGERVKIDTRDGSYVERVRD
- a CDS encoding YaaA family protein, whose amino-acid sequence is MQILLSPAKRMDFTHGENEITPTKALFPKKRDQLIAVCNKLTVEEIAGMMKINPAMAHEVQEQFNSFGMRSTPVRAAALAYNGIAYLGLNAQDFSADDFAFAQQHLNILSGLYGLLRPMDGIKPYRLEMQQLIMPEGYRSLYDYWQESVNGHLTKRLRKDSRTVVNIASNEYSKVVQKRLLPGGTRFLSLKFLEQEEKGVRQVVVHTKKARGMIARFIIKNRLTDPEDLKAFDSEGYFFHPALSTDDEWVFTR
- a CDS encoding sodium-dependent transporter, translated to MAEKRVTFASKIGIVAAAAGSAVGLGNIWRFPSQTADSGGALFILLYIGCILFFGIPLMMSEFIIGRGSRANSAGAFHKLAPGTPWKWVGRLGVLTGFVIMGFYMVVCGWTLDYVFQALTGSLHTVTDFSANFNNLLSSPLRQTGWMILFTLMTAFFILSGVKKGIEQSSKIMMPILFLLLIILALRSVFLEGSSAGLAFLFHPDAAHLNPTLFLDAMGQAFFSLSIGMGCMITYGSYFNNDTNFTQTAVQVSILDSLVAILAGIIIFPSAFALTSNPDTITDELVAGGPGLLFITLPELFNQMPLSFIWGSLFFCLLALAALTSTISLMEVVTLYIHEEYRFTRRKSTLLVTAGVILLGIGSSFSPWLFNLMDVASAKVMLPLGGLFISLFVGWYLDKRMVAAQITNNGTIKLGVGFLKIYVFLLRYIAPLAILAIFIYGLVG
- a CDS encoding NCS2 family permease, which gives rise to MLEKFFKLKQNNTTLRTEIVAGIITFLTMSYILAVNPQILGETGMDKGALFTTTALAAIAGTLFMALIANVPIAQAPGMGLNNFFAFSVVIAMGHTWQFALTGVLLSGLCFMLLTIFNIRKLIVDNIPVTLKNAIPIGIGLFITLIGLKSAGIVTPNEFTLVQLGNMADPNVWIAVLGLVVIAVLLVKKVHGAILIGIIVSTLFAGFLGLIQLPQGSWVTLPPSLEPIFFKFEWSSILTFDMLIVVFTFLMVNIFDAMGTLIGVVSKIGKSDKDGNFPQLQKALFADALGTFVGALLGTSPNTSYVESASGVAAGGRTGLSSVSTTMMFVLALFFAPIFLMVPAAATAPALIIIGLFMMSSVADIDFSEISEGLPAFITIIFMPFTYSIANGIIFGMLSFTIVKLLSGKVKEVSITMYVLALFFLIKIILDASNAFVH